One window from the genome of Natronomonas pharaonis DSM 2160 encodes:
- the thrC gene encoding threonine synthase yields the protein MDHVDSLECVRCGAEYDPNQLRYTCPNHPGVTGILEVTYDYDIIVDRFDEPLDGAIDSQWKYRAFLPVEAEADPVTLGEGGTPLLSAPQLGAELDVDLHIKDDGRNPTGVLKDRASSVSVTKAAEFDADVVTCASTGNAAASLAGFAARGDFDCRIFVPEDAPEEKLAQPLVYGADVLGVQGSYDEAYDLSMEATDRFGWYNRNAAVNPFQVEGKRTVGHELAEETRGAVPDWLVFAMGDGCTIAGGWKGFREFADLGFVEETPRMLGVQADGASAIHDAFHEFDDVDAVADTVADSISVGRPRNTVKACSALEASGGTAVLVDDTDILEAESLLGRTEGIYAEPAGATPVAGLRNARENGIIEPGESVVVVVTGTGLKDAASAMRAGGNVDTIAPAIDDVADRYSADL from the coding sequence ATGGACCACGTCGATTCGCTTGAGTGCGTTCGCTGCGGTGCGGAATACGACCCGAACCAGCTCCGCTATACGTGTCCCAATCATCCCGGAGTAACGGGAATCCTCGAGGTCACATACGACTACGACATCATCGTCGACCGGTTTGACGAGCCGCTGGACGGAGCCATCGACTCCCAGTGGAAGTATCGAGCGTTTCTCCCCGTCGAGGCTGAGGCTGACCCGGTGACACTCGGTGAAGGCGGCACCCCGCTGCTTTCTGCGCCGCAGCTCGGTGCGGAACTCGACGTGGACCTTCACATAAAAGACGACGGCCGAAACCCCACTGGTGTGTTGAAAGACCGGGCGAGTTCCGTCTCGGTAACGAAAGCCGCCGAATTCGATGCTGATGTTGTCACCTGTGCATCGACAGGCAACGCGGCAGCGTCGCTCGCTGGCTTCGCCGCTCGCGGGGATTTCGACTGTCGGATATTCGTCCCCGAGGACGCACCGGAGGAGAAACTCGCACAGCCGCTCGTGTACGGAGCCGACGTGCTCGGCGTGCAGGGAAGCTACGACGAGGCCTACGACCTCAGCATGGAGGCGACAGACCGGTTCGGCTGGTATAACCGCAACGCCGCGGTCAACCCGTTTCAGGTCGAGGGTAAACGAACCGTCGGCCACGAGCTGGCCGAAGAAACACGGGGTGCGGTTCCGGACTGGCTCGTGTTCGCGATGGGTGATGGCTGTACGATAGCCGGTGGGTGGAAAGGGTTCCGCGAGTTCGCCGACCTCGGGTTTGTCGAGGAGACGCCGCGGATGCTCGGCGTCCAGGCCGACGGCGCAAGCGCCATCCACGACGCGTTCCACGAGTTCGACGACGTCGATGCGGTCGCCGACACCGTCGCCGACAGCATCTCCGTTGGTCGCCCGCGGAACACTGTCAAGGCGTGTTCGGCGCTCGAAGCAAGCGGTGGGACGGCAGTTCTCGTCGACGATACGGACATCCTCGAAGCGGAGTCGCTGCTGGGGCGAACCGAAGGCATCTACGCTGAACCAGCGGGAGCCACACCGGTCGCCGGGTTGCGGAACGCACGCGAGAACGGAATTATCGAGCCCGGTGAATCGGTGGTGGTCGTCGTCACCGGGACCGGGCTGAAGGATGCCGCAAGCGCGATGCGAGCCGGCGGAAACGTCGATACGATTGCCCCGGCGATAGATGACGTCGCCGACCGCTATTCCGCGGACCTTTGA
- a CDS encoding YeiH family protein has translation MVAGRRKVVPGLVLLCLGALLARSLSVLIGINELLLAIALGAVLVNTVGIPERFRHGTATYNIWLAAGIVLLGSSLTVGMIIEVGATVLLLLVAAVTLTLVTVEVLARNVAGVTDRFGSLLAAGAGICGVSAVAAVGGAVRAKEMHIAYAAGVVLLVDAVTIVVYPIVGAVLDLPDVVFGVWAGVSMLSTGPVVAVGFAHSEVAGQWATITKLARNALIGVVALGYASYYARRGAGGSTSVRMLWENFPKFVLGFLVLVGLASLGAFSPAQQDMISTVVDWLFLLAFVGLGTQIRTAELRATGITPALIVFAAVLLVSVLSLAAALVVL, from the coding sequence ATGGTAGCCGGGCGTCGGAAGGTCGTTCCCGGCCTTGTGCTGCTCTGTCTCGGAGCGTTGCTCGCCCGCAGCCTATCGGTACTTATCGGCATCAACGAGCTACTTCTCGCAATCGCGCTTGGGGCCGTGCTAGTAAACACCGTCGGCATCCCGGAGCGATTCCGCCACGGAACAGCAACCTACAACATCTGGCTGGCGGCCGGAATCGTGCTCTTGGGGTCGTCGCTGACGGTGGGGATGATTATCGAAGTCGGTGCTACCGTTCTCCTTTTGCTCGTAGCCGCCGTCACGCTCACGCTCGTCACCGTCGAGGTGCTCGCCCGGAACGTCGCCGGCGTGACCGACCGGTTCGGCTCACTGCTCGCCGCAGGCGCGGGCATCTGTGGTGTTTCCGCAGTCGCCGCGGTCGGCGGTGCAGTACGGGCCAAGGAAATGCACATCGCGTATGCGGCAGGCGTCGTATTGCTCGTTGATGCGGTTACCATCGTCGTCTATCCGATTGTCGGGGCGGTGCTCGACCTTCCCGATGTCGTCTTCGGCGTCTGGGCCGGCGTGAGCATGCTCTCTACCGGTCCGGTCGTCGCGGTCGGCTTCGCACACTCGGAGGTCGCCGGCCAGTGGGCGACGATAACGAAACTCGCTCGAAACGCTCTGATAGGGGTCGTGGCGCTCGGCTACGCAAGCTACTACGCGCGCCGCGGCGCTGGTGGCTCGACATCGGTGCGGATGCTGTGGGAAAACTTTCCGAAGTTCGTGCTTGGATTTCTGGTGCTCGTTGGCCTCGCCAGCCTCGGGGCTTTCTCACCGGCCCAGCAGGATATGATTTCGACTGTCGTTGACTGGCTGTTCCTACTCGCGTTTGTCGGCTTGGGCACACAAATTCGGACCGCGGAGCTTCGTGCGACCGGCATCACCCCGGCGCTTATCGTCTTCGCTGCGGTCCTGCTTGTGAGCGTGCTTTCGCTGGCAGCTGCGCTCGTCGTGCTTTGA
- a CDS encoding YgaP family membrane protein, which produces MERNVGPLDARIRVLVGIVLCGLALAVARGVVGVPLISSLGLGIAGVVLVVEGSLRRCLLYQLLGINRCPRETK; this is translated from the coding sequence ATGGAACGCAACGTTGGTCCGCTAGATGCCCGGATTCGGGTACTCGTCGGGATTGTTCTGTGCGGGCTTGCGCTTGCCGTTGCCCGTGGTGTCGTCGGGGTCCCGCTCATCTCGTCGCTCGGGCTCGGGATCGCCGGTGTCGTGCTCGTTGTCGAGGGGTCGCTGCGTCGGTGTCTGCTGTACCAGTTGCTGGGGATTAATCGCTGCCCGCGTGAGACAAAATGA
- a CDS encoding geranylgeranylglycerol-phosphate geranylgeranyltransferase has product MERVRGLVELLRPGNAVAAGGLTFIGAFVAGGLSSPQSMAFAVVATVLATGAGNAINDYFDRDIDAINEPDRPIPRGAVSPRGALVYSVALFAVAVVLTLLLPWLAIAIAAINLVALVAYTEVFKGLPGVGNALVAYLTGSTFLYGGAAVGGDLAAVVVLFALAACATMAREIVKDVEDIDGDRAEGLRTLPIVIGERRSLYVAAGFVVVAVLSSPLPYLLGLFGWVYLVVLVPALCGLAAATWRSFSDPTTGQAWLKASMFAAAVAFVIGRLAVVA; this is encoded by the coding sequence ATGGAGCGGGTTCGTGGCCTCGTCGAGCTGCTGCGTCCGGGCAACGCGGTCGCCGCGGGGGGACTGACGTTCATCGGTGCGTTCGTCGCCGGCGGGCTCAGTTCACCTCAGTCGATGGCGTTCGCTGTCGTCGCGACAGTGCTCGCGACGGGGGCTGGAAACGCCATCAATGACTACTTCGACCGGGATATCGATGCCATCAACGAGCCGGACCGACCGATTCCGCGGGGGGCTGTCTCACCTCGCGGGGCGTTGGTCTACAGCGTCGCCCTCTTTGCCGTCGCAGTCGTGCTGACGTTGCTTTTGCCGTGGCTCGCTATCGCCATCGCGGCTATCAACCTCGTCGCGTTGGTTGCCTACACCGAGGTGTTCAAAGGACTGCCCGGCGTCGGGAACGCACTCGTGGCGTATCTGACCGGCAGCACCTTCCTCTACGGTGGGGCTGCGGTCGGCGGTGACCTCGCAGCGGTCGTCGTGCTGTTCGCGCTGGCCGCGTGTGCGACGATGGCCCGGGAAATCGTCAAGGACGTCGAGGACATCGACGGCGACCGGGCGGAAGGATTGCGAACGCTCCCGATAGTCATCGGCGAGCGCCGGTCGCTGTATGTCGCTGCCGGCTTCGTCGTCGTCGCCGTGCTTTCGAGTCCGCTACCCTACCTGCTAGGGCTATTCGGGTGGGTGTATCTCGTGGTGCTTGTGCCGGCGCTTTGCGGGTTGGCCGCTGCGACGTGGCGGTCCTTCAGCGACCCGACGACCGGACAGGCGTGGCTCAAGGCGTCGATGTTCGCGGCGGCGGTCGCGTTTGTTATCGGTCGGCTGGCGGTCGTTGCCTGA
- a CDS encoding CoA-binding protein: protein MPVEDDETLESILQLDTIAVVGCSATPQKEAHQVPKFLDERGYEIIPVNPYADEILGREAYDSLSAVEETVDIVDVFRPSEEVSGIVDEAVARDDVAAVWTQLGIRDAEAGERVAAAGKQYVEDKCLKVEYQRLMA, encoded by the coding sequence ATGCCTGTCGAAGACGACGAGACGCTCGAATCGATTCTCCAGCTCGATACCATCGCCGTCGTCGGCTGTTCGGCGACGCCACAGAAGGAAGCCCACCAAGTGCCGAAGTTCCTCGACGAGCGCGGCTACGAAATCATACCAGTCAACCCCTACGCCGACGAAATCCTCGGCCGCGAAGCCTACGATTCGCTTTCGGCGGTCGAAGAGACAGTCGACATCGTCGATGTCTTTCGGCCGAGCGAGGAGGTAAGCGGCATCGTCGACGAGGCCGTTGCACGGGACGACGTTGCAGCCGTGTGGACGCAACTCGGCATCCGTGACGCCGAAGCGGGCGAACGCGTTGCGGCGGCCGGCAAGCAGTACGTCGAAGACAAGTGTCTCAAAGTCGAGTATCAGCGGTTGATGGCGTAG
- a CDS encoding DUF5798 family protein: MGLGGATKKLQKVADMGEELYSKMGELREQILEVRETVQETNQRVAALENRLDQQEAILEALAEAEGIDVDELLTEVAIEEAEPADGDSEAADDAAETIPSADDA; encoded by the coding sequence ATGGGACTCGGAGGCGCAACCAAAAAGCTCCAGAAAGTCGCCGACATGGGCGAGGAGCTCTACAGCAAGATGGGCGAACTGCGCGAACAGATACTCGAAGTCCGGGAAACGGTTCAGGAGACGAACCAACGAGTTGCGGCACTGGAAAACCGGCTCGACCAGCAGGAAGCGATACTCGAAGCCCTCGCCGAGGCGGAGGGCATCGATGTCGACGAGCTGCTCACTGAGGTCGCAATCGAGGAAGCAGAGCCAGCCGACGGCGACAGCGAGGCGGCCGACGACGCAGCGGAGACGATTCCGAGCGCCGACGACGCATAG
- a CDS encoding mechanosensitive ion channel family protein, translated as MSGGLLQTGAGRFIADTLETVGVPPELAGPFGDTIVGVSLFGIAFILLYVVGKRFILPLLNRVLNARDLDRHAKTPIRKLVWLVYLFVGITIAFGVAGYDDFLRSLATIAAAATLAIGFAMQDVLKNFVAGIFIFTERPFKIGDWIEWDDNTGVVEDISLRVTRVRTFDNELLTVPNSQLTDNVVKNPVDADKLRLKFVFGIGYDDDIDAATDIILEEARAHDGIMDAPEPSVRLTELGDSDVGLQSRIWIASPSRADFVKIRGEYVKRVKERFDEEGIDIPYPHRTLTGGIEVADGPVAEQ; from the coding sequence ATGAGCGGGGGCCTGCTCCAGACCGGAGCCGGTCGGTTTATCGCCGACACGCTTGAGACGGTCGGCGTCCCGCCGGAACTCGCCGGACCGTTCGGCGACACTATCGTCGGCGTGTCCCTGTTCGGTATCGCCTTCATCCTTCTGTACGTCGTCGGCAAGCGGTTCATTCTCCCGCTTTTGAACCGGGTACTGAACGCCCGAGACCTCGATAGACACGCGAAGACACCGATACGGAAGCTCGTCTGGCTCGTCTATCTGTTCGTCGGTATCACCATCGCCTTCGGCGTTGCCGGGTACGACGACTTCCTGCGGTCGCTGGCGACGATTGCCGCCGCCGCGACCCTCGCCATCGGCTTTGCGATGCAGGATGTCCTCAAGAACTTCGTCGCCGGTATCTTCATTTTCACCGAGCGGCCGTTCAAAATCGGCGACTGGATAGAATGGGACGACAACACCGGCGTCGTCGAAGACATCAGTCTGCGCGTTACACGCGTCCGGACCTTCGACAACGAACTGTTGACGGTACCGAACTCCCAGCTCACCGATAACGTTGTCAAAAACCCGGTCGATGCCGACAAGCTCCGCCTGAAGTTCGTCTTCGGCATCGGCTACGACGACGATATCGATGCGGCGACCGACATCATTCTCGAAGAGGCGCGAGCCCACGACGGTATCATGGACGCCCCTGAGCCATCCGTTCGGCTGACCGAACTCGGTGACTCCGACGTTGGCCTCCAGTCGCGCATCTGGATAGCAAGCCCCTCGCGGGCCGACTTCGTGAAGATTCGCGGCGAGTACGTCAAGCGGGTCAAAGAGCGGTTCGACGAGGAGGGCATCGACATCCCCTACCCGCACCGAACGCTCACCGGCGGTATCGAAGTCGCCGACGGTCCGGTCGCCGAGCAGTAG
- a CDS encoding YhbY family RNA-binding protein translates to MNDRDLQARAHDIDATLRVGKAGIDAVVDELSDQLADRDLVKVKFLRAARGGTTTEELAADLADRVNADLVETRGHTAVFHR, encoded by the coding sequence ATGAACGACCGAGACCTGCAGGCGAGAGCCCACGACATCGACGCGACGCTCCGGGTCGGCAAAGCCGGTATCGACGCCGTCGTCGATGAGCTGTCCGACCAACTCGCCGACAGAGACCTCGTCAAAGTGAAGTTCCTGCGAGCGGCTCGCGGCGGAACGACGACCGAAGAGCTTGCGGCTGACCTCGCCGACCGGGTCAATGCCGACCTCGTCGAGACCCGCGGCCATACGGCCGTCTTCCATCGATGA
- a CDS encoding ribonuclease P protein component 4 → MSVAEERLERLHELARDAASDGDDDLARRYVRRARRLAERNRLPLPRRFKRFTCDRCDAYLIPGRNARVRTRNGHLVITCDCGEHARYPYDG, encoded by the coding sequence GTGAGCGTCGCCGAGGAGCGTCTCGAACGGCTACACGAACTGGCTCGCGATGCAGCCAGCGACGGCGACGACGACCTCGCGCGGCGATACGTGCGGCGCGCCAGACGGCTCGCAGAGCGCAACCGGCTGCCGCTGCCGCGGCGGTTCAAGCGGTTTACCTGCGACCGCTGTGATGCGTACCTCATCCCCGGCCGGAATGCCCGCGTCCGCACCCGGAACGGCCACCTCGTCATCACCTGCGACTGTGGCGAGCATGCGCGGTATCCGTACGACGGCTGA